The region TTGGAACCCGGTGACCAATGATTACACATGGGTGGCCGTAAGCGCGATTCCAGAATTTCGCGATGGAGAGCAGGCGCCCTATCAGGCTGTGGTCACCATGCATGATCTTACCGAACGCATACAAGCTGAAGAGGCGTTGAAGCAAAGTGAGCACCGGTTCAGGAGTCTGTATGATAATGCACCATTGTCCTATCAGTCCCTGGATGAAACCGGCTGTTTTCTGGATGTCAATCCGTACTGGTTGCAAACACTGGGGTATTCGCTGGAAGAGGTTATCGGAAAGCCGTTCACTGATTTTCTTCATCCTGACTGGGTTCCGCTGTTTGAAGAAAAATTCCCTGACTTTAAACGCAGAGGGAGCGTTTCCGATGTTCAATATCGCATGCGGCACAAACAGGGACACTATCGGGATGTATCCTTCAACGGGTGTATAGGATGTCAAACCGATGGACGGGTTCAGACATACTGTGTTTTTCAGGATATTACAGAAAGAGAGAATGCACGGCGTGAACTCGCGGAAGAAAAGGAACGTCTGGCTGTAACCCTGCGCAGTATTGGCGACGGGGTGATTTCTACAGATACTGATGGCCGGATTGTTATGCTTAACAGAGCTGCCGAGGTGCTGACGGGGTGGTCTTCCGATGAAGCAGCGGGGCGCAGACTTCCTGATGTGTTTCATATTATTCATGAATCTACGAGGAAGTTGTGTGAAAATCCGGTGGAGAAAGTTCTCGCAACGGGGGGCATCGTGGAACTGGCCAATCACACCTGTCTGATCGCCAGAGATGGAAAGGAGATCACGATTGCGGACAGCGGAGCACCCATTCATGACAAAAACAGCCGAATTATTGGTGTGGTACTGGTATTTCGGGATATGACGGAACGCCAACGGCTGGATGATTCCCTTCGAAGGGCACAGAAATTGGAATCGCTAGGTCTGCTGGCGGGGGGCATTGCCCATGATTTCAACAATCTGCTGACTGGTATCTTCGGTTACCTCGAAATGGCCAGAGAATATTCCAGTGAAGACGATGTTGTTCATTTCCTGGATGGCTCATTAGCCAGTATTGATCGGGCCAAAGCACTGACTCGGCAGTTGCTGACCTTTTCCAAAGGCGGTGCCCCCATAAAAAAAGTTGAATACCTGTTTCCCTTTGTTCAGGAAACGGTTCAGTTTGCCTTGAGCGGTTCTTCTGTGAGCAGTCGTTGCAGCATCGCAGAAGGTTTGTGGTCCTGTGATTATGATAAAAACCAACTTGGGCAGGTTATCGACAACGTGACCATCAATGCCCAGCAGGCCATGCCCGGAGGAGGTATACTTCTGGTGACTGCGACCAATGTCGTGCTGGCTCCCGGCGACCACG is a window of Spartobacteria bacterium DNA encoding:
- a CDS encoding PAS domain S-box protein, with amino-acid sequence MNTECIGSRDGDQQSSGDAGRDYRKIFAHMLDGYALHELICDDQGNPVDYRFLDLNPSFERITGLEAKSLRGRTVLEVLPQTEPFWIETYGRVVLTGEPVHFTHVSGALNRHFEVSAFRTAPRQFACTFSDITDRKQAEERLRESEEKRRRLFEKMSEGVFYQLVDGTLTDVNDAALRMVGLSREEFLSRTSMTSEWSVIKEDGTPMKWIDHPSMQAMRTRRPVQDVMVGIWNPVTNDYTWVAVSAIPEFRDGEQAPYQAVVTMHDLTERIQAEEALKQSEHRFRSLYDNAPLSYQSLDETGCFLDVNPYWLQTLGYSLEEVIGKPFTDFLHPDWVPLFEEKFPDFKRRGSVSDVQYRMRHKQGHYRDVSFNGCIGCQTDGRVQTYCVFQDITERENARRELAEEKERLAVTLRSIGDGVISTDTDGRIVMLNRAAEVLTGWSSDEAAGRRLPDVFHIIHESTRKLCENPVEKVLATGGIVELANHTCLIARDGKEITIADSGAPIHDKNSRIIGVVLVFRDMTERQRLDDSLRRAQKLESLGLLAGGIAHDFNNLLTGIFGYLEMAREYSSEDDVVHFLDGSLASIDRAKALTRQLLTFSKGGAPIKKVEYLFPFVQETVQFALSGSSVSSRCSIAEGLWSCDYDKNQLGQVIDNVTINAQQAMPGGGILLVTATNVVLAPGDHASLKAGQYVKLSLQDQGIGIPKEIIPRIFDPYYTTKAAGHGLGLSTCYSIMQKHGGCIDVESEPGKGSTFHLYLPATSEQADPVIKAKGRRYNGAGTFLVMDDEKNICKLIKLMLESSGYQVVIKYDGAEALAFVEAEMDAGRPLAGMIFDLTIPGGMGGKETISRIRNICSETPVFVASGYSDDPIMSDPERYGFTASIIKPFRKAELFAVLEQYMK